A segment of the Rhizobium sp. ZPR4 genome:
ATTGGCCGAGGCGCTGGCGGCGGTAATCGTGCCGTCCTTGCGGAAGGCGGGCTTGAGCGTCGGGATCTTTTCCGGCGAGACCTTCTGCGGGTGCTCGTCCCTGGCAATCGTCACAAGGCCACCCTTGGCGGCAACAGAAACCGGCGTGATCTCGGCTTCGAAGGCGCCATTCCCGATTGCGGCGCGGGCGCGCGACAACGTTTCGACGGCATAGGCATCCTGATCGTCGCGGCTGAACTGATAGGCCTCGACCGCCATCTCGCCGAAATCGCCCATCGAGCGGCCCTTCTCATAGGCATCTTCCAGCCCATCGAGCATCATATGGTCGAAGATGCGATCATGGCCCATGCGATAACCGCCGCGTGCCTTGGCGAGCAGATAAGGCGCATTCGACATGGATTCCATGCCACCGGCGATCGCGATCGAGGCCGAACCGGCGAGAAGCAGATCATGCGCCAGCATGGTCGCCTTCATGCCGGAACCGCAGACCTTGTTGATGGTAGTGGCGCCGACGGCATCCGGCAGGCCAGCCCCGCGAGCAGCCTGCCGGGCCGGCGCCTGTCCCTGCCCCGCGGGCAGGACGCAGCCGAACAAAACTT
Coding sequences within it:
- a CDS encoding acetyl-CoA C-acyltransferase translates to MSAIDPVVIVSATRTPLGRFQGDLSPLQAPELGAHVIRAALGRAGLSAERVDEVLFGCVLPAGQGQAPARQAARGAGLPDAVGATTINKVCGSGMKATMLAHDLLLAGSASIAIAGGMESMSNAPYLLAKARGGYRMGHDRIFDHMMLDGLEDAYEKGRSMGDFGEMAVEAYQFSRDDQDAYAVETLSRARAAIGNGAFEAEITPVSVAAKGGLVTIARDEHPQKVSPEKIPTLKPAFRKDGTITAASASANADGAAALILTRRSLAEREGLPILAEIKAHATHSQEPAWYTTAPIPAIRKLLDKIGWKIGDVDLFEINEAFAVVAMAAAKELGIARDRLNVNGGACALGHPIGATGARLIVTLLHALERQGVRRGVAALCIGGGEATAIAVERVG